From a single Eleginops maclovinus isolate JMC-PN-2008 ecotype Puerto Natales chromosome 20, JC_Emac_rtc_rv5, whole genome shotgun sequence genomic region:
- the cass4 gene encoding cas scaffolding protein family member 4 has translation MNKLAKALYDNTAECADELAFRKGDIVMVMDQSVAGTSGWWMCSLYGRHGLAPANRLQLLPQTGTTASSFTHDTETSRFTDAETDDSVQNIYQIPCLPRPSSSPAYECMDKIYKIPSTHLAASKMPVQQKLKHSTGGPEENKPSFSSKLSSSPGEVYDVPSQARRNSVFTASTTPRHMPRKHSLIPIVELEKRFDSPESSSCGSLLDSYVYAVPPSMPQDPNYDIPVPSTTEAQQRMMGGYSTLPTPHKPEWIYDVPVGPEKLSPPQISNDTMHSKAICRLYDTLSAHAWSIQEGIATSSLYDIPKPNSLDIPSPPKVLPKAPIYDKPPTKRIAEDIVYAVPPQEEPLTRVLNQPSSDHIPLECRSDSSNAHELTKVHLQRMRNFLACTSFHDLPGSGESPVQEDNDQGKTLRLSAADSQRISRASSSSASSCDSLTLSSPSPEPLREVTLSQDQACRKILDLQISVCRAVPRLMEFVSSHWRSKEHLEKHLKEIKDASEGIVCSLMCFLNFALDVKGNARRLTDANLQARLYKQLSIVEDSGVILRQTFSALNMAGWPLNTLCQDPGQVQIPDQLDRFVMVARTVPEDIKRLVSIINANGKLLFRASRKAPEPLHPLGQLDIKKSPDVSEPGGALVEDDNDYIELKTKNDFEKQLKEVQKEPKVTSDKVYNNVKALNHRHSSESCSGTEEHRPASVSEHCRLYFGALQKAIGGFVGSVRDGQPPEKFISQSKLVIMVGQRLVDTLYREAQRVGSPQNLLCRSNHLCALLKQLAVATKKAALHFPDEQALQEAQEFAQELAQRAQHFRKSLDL, from the exons AACAAACTGGCAAAGGCTCTGTATGACAACACTGCAGAGTGTGCAGATGAGCTGGCTTTCAGAAAAGGGGACATTGTCATGGTGATGGATCAAAGCGTGGCTGGTACAAGCGGATGGTGGATGTGTTCTCTTTATGGACGCCATGGTCTGGCCCCTGCAAATAGGCTGCAGCTTTTACCACAAACTGGAACCACTGCAAGCTCCTTTACCCATGACACAGAAACATCCAGATTTACTGATGCTGAAACTGATGACAGTGTGCAAAATATCTACCAGATCCCATGTTTACCCCGACCATCCAGCAGCCCAGCTTATGAATGCATGGATAAGATCTACAAGATCCCGTCCACTCATTTAGCAGCTTCAAAAATGCCAGTGCAGCAGAAACTAAAGCACAGCACAGGAGGACCTGAGGAAAACAAG CCTTCATTCTCAAGCAAGCTGTCCAGTTCACCAGGAGAGGTTTATGACGTCCCGAGCCAAGCAAGACGAAATTCTGTTTTTACT GCATCAACCACTCCCAGACATATGCCACGGAAACACTCACTGATTCCAATTGTTGAGCTGGAGAAAAGATTTGATTCTCCGGAGAGTTCAAGTTGTGGCAGTCTGTTAGACTCTTAT GTGTATGCAGTTCCACCATCCATGCCTCAGGATCCAAACTATGACATCCCTGTTCCTTCCACCACAGAAGCCCAACAAAGAATGATGGGTGGATACAGCACCCTTCCCACCCCCCACAAGCCTGAGTGGATTTATGATGTGCCAGTGGGTCCTGAGAAACTAAGTCCACCCCAAatctccaatgataccatgcACTCCAAAGCCATTTGTAGACTTTATGACACTCTTTCAGCACATGCTTGGTCCATTCAAGAAGGCATTGCAACCTCCTCGCTTTATGATATACCGAAACCTAATTCACTTGACATCCCGAGTCCACCTAAAGTGTTGCCAAAAGCCCCAATTTATGACAAGCCCCCAACTAAGAGGATTGCGGAGGACATAGTTTATGCAGTCCCACCCCAGGAGGAACCTTTAACTCGAGTTCTCAATCAACCGTCCAGTGATCATATCCCATTAGAGTGCCGGAGCGACTCAAGTAATGCTCATGAACTCACAAAGGTGCATCTGCAGCGAATGAGGAACTTCCTGGCCTGTACATCTTTCCATGACCTTCCCGGAAGTGGGGAGTCACCAGTGCAAGAGGACAATGATCAAGGTAAAACCCTGCGACTCTCCGCAGCAGACAGCCAAAGAATCAGCAGGGCCTCCAGCTCCTCCGCCAGCTCCTgtgactctctgactctgagTTCCCCCTCTCCCGAGCCTCTGCGAGAAGTGACTCTCAGCCAGGATCAAGCCTGTCGCAAAATTCTGGACCTGCAAATTTCAGTTTGTAGGGCTGTCCCCCGTCTTATGGAGTTTGTCAGCAGTCACTGGAGGAGCAAAGAACACCTGGAGAAACACCTGAAGGAAATCAAAGACGCATCAGAGGGGATTGTGTGTTCTCTTATGTGCTTCCTAAACTTTGCTTTGGATGTGAAGGGCAATGCACGCCGTTTGACCGATGCCAACCTTCAGGCACGGCTCTATAAACAGCTGTCCATTGTTGAAGACTCAGGTGTGATCCTACGACAAACATTTAGTGCTCTGAACATGGCTGGCTGGCCCCTGAATACACTTTGTCAGGACCCCGGGCAGGTCCAGATACCTGATCAACTGGATCGCTTCGTTATGGTGGCCCGCACTGTTCCAGAGGACATCAAGCGTCTGGTATCCATCATCAATGCCAATGGCAAGCTTCTGTTCAGAGCCTCACGGAAAGCTCCAGAGCCTCTCCACCCCCTAGGTCAGCTAGATATAAAGAAGAGTCCTGATGTGAGTGAACCAGGAGGGGCCTTGGTGGAGGATGACAATGACTACATAGAGCTAAAG ACAAAGAATGACTTTGAAAAGCAGCTGAAGGAGGTGCAGAAAGAACCAAAAGTCACATCAGACAAAGTTTATAACAATGTAAAG GCTCTTAACCATCGCCACTCCTCTGAGTCCTGCAGTGGCACAGAAGAACATCGACCAGCCTCTGTGTCAGAGCACTGCCGGCTTTATTTTGGTGCTCTCCAGAAGGCCATCGGGGGATTCGTGGGCAGTGTCCGGGATGGTCAGCCACCAGAGAAATTTATCTCGCAGAGTAAGCTGGTGATCATGGTGGGCCAGAGGCTGGTGGACACCCTCTACAGAGAGGCCCAACGTGTAGGCTCCCCCCAGAACCTCCTGTGTAGGAGCAACCACCTGTGTGCTCTTCTGAAGCAGCTGGCTGTGGCGACCAAGAAGGCAGCACTGCACTTCCCTGATGAGCAAGCTCTGCAAGAGGCGCAAGAGTTTGCTCAAGAACTTGCCCAAAGAGCACAGCACTTTCGGAAATCGCTTGACCTCTGA